A portion of the Glycine max cultivar Williams 82 chromosome 10, Glycine_max_v4.0, whole genome shotgun sequence genome contains these proteins:
- the WRKY2 gene encoding probable WRKY transcription factor 27, whose amino-acid sequence MAEDWDLFAIVRSCQSATTTIPQTTTNNTSSSLVTSTIKEEIYDAFSSPNIVPPNTNEFQELHQLFTPFNPTNNTSAPGINPNSPYFAEQESQQISEHLHIWPHFVPEQSSTPSFNRFHDQQQQQQINQLQALQKHEFRLPQNISPTVSPNAQPQTPKSRKRKSQQKKMVCHVTADNLSADLWAWRKYGQKPIKGSPYPRNYYRCSSSKGCMARKQVERSNTEPDMFVVTYTGDHSHPRPTHRNSLAGSTRSKTLVTNPPPSPGSLSCFQATPFSSSSSSPPHSPTSPEEDPRKPPI is encoded by the exons ATGGCTGAGGACTGGGATCTCTTTGCCATCGTGAGAAGCTGCCAATCAGCCACCACAACAATTCCACAAACCACCACCAATAATACTTCCTCTTCCTTAGTTACTTCCACTATCAAGGAAGAAATATATGATGCATTTTCCTCTCCCAATATAGTGCCACCCAATACCAATGAGTTTCAAGAGCTACACCAATTGTTCACACCCTTTAACCCCACCAACAACACTAGTGCTCCGGGCATCAATCCCAATTCCCCTTATTTTGCAGAACAAGAAAGCCAGCAAATCAGTGAACACCTTCATATTTGGCCTCATTTTGTGCCAGAACAGTCTTCCACTCCCAGTTTCAATAGATTCCATgaccaacaacaacagcaacagatCAATCAACTACAGGCACTTCAGAAACACGAATTTCGACTACCCCAGAACATTTCTCCCACAGTTTCACCAAACGCACAACCTCAAACACCCAAATCAAGAAAAAG AAAAAGCCAACAGAAGAAGATGGTGTGCCATGTAACCGCAGATAACCTCTCAGCAGATTTGTGGGCATGGCGAAAATACGGACAAAAACCAATTAAGGGTTCTCCATATCCAAG GAATTACTATAGGTGCAGCAGTTCCAAAGGTTGTATGGCTCGAAAACAAGTCGAACGGAGTAACACTGAACCCGACATGTTCGTCGTTACGTACACCGGAGACCACTCGCATCCCCGGCCAACTCACCGGAACTCGCTCGCCGGAAGTACCCGGAGTAAGACTCTGGTAACCAATCCGCCACCGTCACCTGGGTCACTCTCCTGCTTCCAAGCCacccctttttcttcttcttcttcatcgcCACCACACTCTCCAACGTCGCCGGAGGAAGATCCACGGAAACCGCCGATTTAG